TGGTTAGATTGATATATTCTTTTCTGTTGGTAATATATGTATTAGAAGTGGGaagaatatataacatttttcttctttttgaggATATTTTCTCATCagtatttatcattttgttagttatcatatttattatcattttgaatttattatttaccATAGatgataataaataacaaagtgATAAATATTGATAGGACTAAATTTCCACCAATAATTgcttagaaaattttaaaatcttgataACAACAAAAATTGGATGATTAGTTGACAAGTCAAGTTAATTCGGTTTGGCTCGAGTCTAATTTtagttaaaagtttttttttttttttttttgaaaataattatagtTAAAAGTTGACTTATTAGAATTGGGACACATTCCACCATAAAATATAAGAGACACGTGTctcaattttaacaaatttgGTAACCGAATCCAAGTTGATATACTATTTGCTcagccaaagaaaaaaagaaagatgattCTATTCAAACTAAATGGGTTCGATTGCCCAATGTTGGCATGTTGCTCAAATATTGAAAACTAATTCAACTTAGAATTGGGATACATATTTCACCATAAAATATAAGAGACACGTGTCTCAATTCTAACGAATTTGGTAACTGAATCCAAGTTGATATACTATTTGCTcagccaaagaaagaaagaagattcTATTCAAACTAAATGGGTTCGATTGCCCAATGTTGGCATGTTGCTCAAATATTGAAAACTAATTAAACTCAAATTACCCCCTTAATTATAGCACACACTTGGTCCATCCAAGTTCCAATAACGGCTAGCCATGCCCACACATGTTCATGGCACAAAGTAGTTTCCGCGAGACAAACTAAAATAGCCACAAAAACCAAAGACCAACATTTGTCTAATACTCGTCTCTCGAATTTCTGaggaactctctctctctctctctctctctgtgtctttCTCTTTCTGTTGGATGAGACAAGTGAGACCCAGAATAAATCCGTCTACTCCACAGCTTTTTTCTGCGCGAATGAGAGATGAAGAAGCCTCGGAGCGTGTCCTTAAATACCAAAGGCCAAACCATTGACGACAACAACAAAAGCAACTATAGCAGAGATGGCAACGAAAACAAGAGGAGGAGCTTATATGAGCTTTCCTTGTCTTTGATCTTCTCGCTCTGGTGCCTTGTCTTCTTGTTCTACTTCAGACTTGGTCTTGGCCACGGAAATGGAGGTCAATTCtcacttactttttttttttttgggttaatggGTTTGAATTATAGGTGAATTCCTTCTTTTCTgttggctttgtttgttttattttgctttcgTCTCTGTTTGTTTTCGaggaaaccaaacaaaagagcTGAAAGTTGAAGCCTTTATATCTGGTGTTTACCTCTTATGATAGGGAAATCAATCTAAAATAGCCAAACAAACGTGGAATAGAAATATAGAATTAATTACTTGTCTAAGACGTAGTTCAGTTAATTAGCCAAGTAATTATACACGACTTAGATAAGTAAGaatttgacatttttatttggaaaatttACCATATGGAGTTCCATTATTgcctttctttccctttcctgTGGTTTTTCTGCAACCTTTTGTTTCTGAGAAGAAATAATTTAACTTGAAATCTTAAAACGGGTGGATTTGAATTTGATAAACTACCAGTGACCCGATGATAGGAGAGTgtaattttaatcaatttatcaATATATTGTAACAGAATTATCATTTCATAAGATTCCATTTTTTGATAATGATTTGTGTGCTTTTAGCAAATTGAAAAAAGTTAGGCTTTTATCATTGGGtgtatcatttatttatatctTACATGCTGTCATATTGATTGAAGTAAATGTACTTCAGAGAATTCACCTCCTGATAACAGAAGCACTCCTCCTAGTGCTTGCAATGATGAGCTTGGTGACCATGCTTATTCATATATCACAAACGGAAGCAATAACTACATGAACGGGATTTTGTTAGAGCTTAATATGTCAACTAGTTGTAACAATCCCAATGTTCATCAGAACTTTGCAAATTCCAATCCGGAGAACAATAGTACGGAAGTAGTTTGGGGTGTTGTAGGTAATTATGCTGCTTTAGCATGTGAAGTACAACCACAAGAACCACAAGAAgacaaaacaattaatcaagCAGAACAACTTCCAAGTGGGAGAACTTCTAATCCCGCCTATCTCAATCTTGATGAGTTCCGAAACATAACAAGGCAAGAAAAAAGTCAAGCCTCACCAAGCCGGCTTGTTAACATCACCCACCGGCTTGAACTTGATGGAACGGCATACGACTATGCCTCTGCATCTAAGGGTGCAAAGGTGGTGGCTCATAATAAGGAAGCAAAAGGAGCTAGTAACATTTTGGGAAAGGATCATGACAAGTACTTGAGAAATCCTTGTTCTGTGGGGGACAAGTTTGTGGTGATCGAGCTTGCAGAAGAGACTCTGGTTGTTACTGTCAAAATTGCAAACTTTGAACATTATTCTTCTAATTTCAAGGACTTTGAATTGTCTGGCAGTTTAAGCTATCCAACAGAAACATGGTCCCCTTTGGGAACTTTTGTTGCTGCTAATGTCAAGCATACTCAGTGCTTCAAGCTGCCCGAACCTAAATGGGTACGatacttaaaattaaatttacgtAGTCATTATGGATCAGAGTTCTACTGCACATTGAGTGTTGTAGAGGTGTATGGTGTTGATGCAATGGAGCGGATGCTTGAAGATCTCATTGTGACTTCTGCAGAACCTGTTCTCAGCATATTGCCAGATCCTAATTCAACTGCAATTCCTTCTTTAAAACTAGAAGCTGGTCCACTTGACGTTCAAAATGCCACTGAGAGTACTGCTGGTGTAGTGTCAGAGAGTGGCAATGATGGACAAAAGCTCAATGGAGCTGCAACAAAATCTTCAGCAATTTTGAACGGCATTCCGGATCCTGTAATAGAGCTTAGACAACAGCCAAGTGGTAGAATACCTGGCGACACTGTTCTGAAGATTTTGATGCAGAAGGTGAGGTCCCTCGAGTTGAACTTATCTGTGCTGGAGGAGTATATCAAAGAATTGAACCGAAGACAAGGGGATGTTCTACCAGAGCTTGATAAGGAGCTATCAAGAATATTGTCGCTTTTGGAGAAAAGTAGAGGAGAGATCAAAGATCTCTTGGGCTGGAAGGAGAGTATGGTACTGTCTGActgcttctctctttctttctctctctcaggcTGAGTAGCTTTGTGTATCCACCTAATTGTTTGGATCCTTTGTTTCTGCAGGAAAAAGGAATTGTTAACCTTCAGCTATGGAAAGCTCTTGTATCATCTCAAATGGAAGTATTGATCAGAGAAAATAACATGCTAAGGTAGGGAATATGTCTATTTTATCATCAGAGTTCCTTTATACCTTCTCTATTCATTTATTAATTATCTTCCtcatattaaattactagttatcccaaagcttaagctgataggaagagataaatttaatcacttaatcattagtttaacacctCAAAAGCTGCAAACGGTTATTGTTACAGTTGTTTTTGTTTAGAAATTAGAATGTCTTCTATTACTAGATGGATTGCTTCCCATTTTATCATTCTGAAGTAGTCAATTAACAATCCGCTTCTTAGATGAGAGTATGAGACATAGTCCCTTAAGTGGCACAAAAACCAAATATCTCTTGTTTCTTTATCATAATAATGCTGAGATTAAAGCTATAACTGCTATGCTTTACAATGTTAACAGAGTGATTTTTGACTGGCTTCAGGATTCTCTGATATTCAACTCAACTGAAAATCTGCAAAACCTTTACTATTTCCCATAATCAAACTAATTGCTTCTTGCATTATTATCTCATCCATTCTTCTTATTGTGTCTAATGACTTACTTATATAGCATATTTGCATTCCatttattttcatgtttttcacACTTACTGTTTCTGAcatgttttttgtttctgtttcctTTATTGCCACAGGTTAGATGTTGAAAAGGTTGTAAGCGATCAAGCAAGTTTGGAAAGTAAAGAACTTTCTGTTCTAGCAGTCAGTCTATTCTTTGTGTGCTTCGCAATTCTCAAGCTAGTTTTAGcaaaaattttcacattttttggAGCCTGGCAGTCTGATAAGATATGCCAAACAAGTAGAGGTTGGGTTTTGATTCTTGTAAGCAGTAGTATGACGATTTTTATTACCTTGATCTATAGCTAGTCCCTCAATTTTGTAGCTCTGGTAAATCAAATCAGTGGCATTTGGGTCTCTTTCTAATTATAGCTTTTGCTTAAAGAAGAAACTTCTTTCAGCAACAGTTCGTGTTACTTTATGGGAATGGATTCACCATTTTGCTGTATGACTACATGCTGAAACTTGAGTATGGCGCCTATGTTGAAGATGCTGTTTGTCATTGTTTCTGTTTCTTGaaatttgtgaaaattaatGTATAGCAAGGTTTTGTGTCTCCAAAGTTAGGAAGATTGTGAAAGTAAATCTGAGATTGGAAGAGCATCATCAAGGACATCAAAATAAGGCAGGATTCTAGTTCATGCACTCAAAGTTCTCACCAGCAAACTCAACAATAAGAAGCATGTGAGATATGGCTTTTAACTCTCCCTTCATAAGTGAAGAAattcaacatgtgaaatatttaattgaaatgaaaggtgAACGAAGAAGATAAAAACTCGTGACTTTtactctgatatcatgttaaatatcacttgttttaaaagcttaaattgataaaaatgatttattcaattgtttaattaatattcgaTCAAACTGAAACACTATTCTAtgtttagttttctttttcctcatgGTGACTAGGGTAGGTCATCATTTCAAGTGGTGGAGCTTGGGGTACCATCTAAGTACAACACAAGGAAAAGGGGACAGTTTAATCAAACTTGGCCTTACTTGTATACTCtgagtttatttttttcctttttaaaatggTTAATTCAGACACACACTTGAAAAAAGGCAATTGCATCCTCCATTGGGCACCTCTTTTGCCAGACATCGTAGTGTTACTCTTTTCGGCGGCTCCAGttgaattattatcattattatcgTCCCTACTGTGGCTTCCAAGCTCTCTTATAGTTGCAATAAGTGTTTCTCCAAACAATCCACCCATTAAACTGCCTAAAAAACTGATGTTTTCAACAATCTCTTTTTTGGACTATATGCCAATAAATTATTGAGCTTGGACCACTTGTTAGGCCAATTTCCAAATATTGTTAAGTTTTATTTTGCAAAATGATTGTACTAGAGTCTTTGTTGGGGGTGTCCCTCCATTtatattttgctttgttttattaatgaaatctCACTTGtccccccacccccaagaaCAAGGCCCAATTGTATCTTTCCAATTGGAAACATCATACTTAACTGATACAATGTGCATTATTCTCACTCCTAGTAATTGATGTTACAATAAACCAAAAGTTTGGGGGTCAAACCAAATTTCAACGCTCCAATCAACTAACCCTAAACTAAATTGGTTAGGTTTTATTCCAAACTAACCCTAATCTAAATTCTATCAACTATAAATTAGGTCATTCTATATTTAGTTTATGAGACTCATGTTCAAACTACTTTGAATTAATCCTAAATTTAGTCTGAAAGctattttagtttatatttaagTCTAAACACTATATAGTAATTTATGAttaatgtgtgtgtgtatatatatatatatatcgaaccAAAACATAGATTAAACCTAAAACCAATTATTATCTCACTGAAAAAATTTATAACCAAATATATTGTTTATAACATAGTTGATTCTATAACACGTCAAATGTTCTCAAATAAGGCTGTAAATCAATAGAGCAACTCGCGAACAAGCTCCTGCTTGGTTTAGGTAAACTCAAATCAGTCTtagttcatttaataaatgaactaaCCGGGAACAAAAAATTATGCTCGATTATTAAAATGAGCTATACTCGTAAGAACTCAATTTGACTTATATAAGCTTGTATAAATTtgtatttcattattattattttttatagtattaCTTTAATTTTGTAATGAGAACATCTTAAGTAGAAAAGAAGTCTCTTcctaatatgataaatataatattatatgtgtGCGCGCGCGTGCACATAATGAGTTTATTTATAGTTGAGTTTAATCTATTTAAACAATCATGATATTTAATTGAGCAACTCATAAATAAAATCGAACTTAAATAGATTATCTAGCTTGGTGATAAGTTCTAATTTGGCTAGTGttcgaaaaaaaattaaatgaactgATCTCGAACGTTCAATACTCAACTTGATTACAGCCATATTCTCAAATATATCAGCCTTTTGAAatatcatctaaaaaaaaaaaaaaaaatctatgaaaatgacaaaacattgaaacattaaaaaaaaaaaaaaaaaaaaaagatccttTTACATCCCATTaatcttattttctttgatgAGCGGAAAATACTttgaatttgatcaaaattatcACACTAAAAACATGTACAACCAAATATACTATTTATGGTTGAACCGATTCAAAAGcatgtcaaattaaaatatttatggtCTTTACAACGttatccaaaataaataaataaatccgtAAAGATGATTAACTGTTTCTGTTAGAACTTAGATGTACTGTAAAACGACTAGTCGTTATGATTGGGTCAATGTTCGGAAAGTAGTAAAAAAGTAGACGCTCGAGTTTGTTCCGAGTCAGTTACGACGACTCACACAACCACCATACCACCACCCTCGTCCTCTACCTTCTGCAAAGTGCAAACCCATTCTAGGgtttcaaaaaccaaaaagctCGTTGAAGTTTCTCATCAAACGACGTCGTACAGTGCGACTTTACAGGAGTTCGGAATAATTTGATTCCCTAGGGTTTCATGTCCTTCGTAGCTTTAATGTCTTGTGAATGGACTCAACCCAATACTTCCTTGTAGCCGCGACAGTCACCGCGCTCTGTTTGTTACTCGCGCTTCTCGCCGTCCGATCAATCGCCTTCTGCAGGGGGGCCCCCGAATCGGAAGGGGGAGACTCCGCCACGTCGGCAGCGAAGAGGGTTTGTAATTGCGTTTGCTCGTGTAACGGTGGGTTTGCGGTCAGGGATATGGTGGTTGAGAAGGCTGCTGCGGCGGCGGTGGCGGAGCGTGCGACGGGCGCGTCGATGATGGAGCAGCTGGTGCCGGAGATTACCACGCACGCGCTCAGCTACTTGGACTATCCGAGCCTGTGCCGCTTGTCCATGACCAACTCACTCATGCGCAAGGCTGCCAATGACGACAATGCGTGGAAAGCGCTCTATCACAAGGTAAATTGCGAGTGTAATGAGCAACTTGCGGATGATATTGTGGTTATTGTTGAGAATTTTGGTTTAGAATTTGAAGCAAATTGAGAAGAGCTAAAATATTTTGGAACCCAATAGCAAATTGAGTGTTAAACTTAACAACTTTGCATTGGGTTTTGTAGAATTGGGTTTTTTGGTGTAGTTTGAGATGTGGGTTGATGAGTTTAGGCTATTCTGGATCACATACTATGCGTGTATCTTGCCAAAGATTGAAAGGAATTTCTTTCTTATGGATGAAATTGGGGTTATTACTTTGTTAAATCCAATGTGGGGTTTTTCTGCGGCAAAATCCGCATGTACCCTCTACTGTTTAATGTAATTTTGTTGAAAGCAACGTGTTTTATCACACTGTCTGTTTTATAGTGTTGTTGGAGTCGACTACTTTCATCAACTCCATTGTTAAAATCATTAGCATTAATATACTTGACCGGGGTGAACTCGAACACTTACTCACATCTCTTATGGAGTTTTGAAATTCACATGCAAGAGTGGAATATGGCTTGGATCATTCCATCTTGACTGGAGATAATACCCATGCGTTCGGTTAAGTGTTCTGGAATGAGGGATAGAAAATATGGTCTATTTAACTGAAAATATTGGTTTCATTTCTTTGGATATAATGATTGCAATATGGGGCTTGGGTTTCCATTAGCTTGCTTGCATGCTCTCTGTATGTCATCTGCTGTTTATGCACTGAAACTTTCTGGATGTATGGATAACCTTTTgtttctaaaattatttttcaggaCTTCACGTTGGAACAGGATAGTGTGACGCCAGCCAATGGCTGGAAGGCTTACTATGCGGCTACAAGAGCTATTGTTAATATTAATGCTGAATTCTTTAACATCATCAAAGAAAGGTCTATTCAAGCAATGAGTCACTTTTGGCGCAATGCAGATTATGTAAAGTGTGTTCATGCCTCAGGAGAACTCTTTTCAGGGTATGATGTTTTAGActtgatatttcgattacttatttttttttaaaatgatgttTTAGACTTGCTTAGAGAAACCTGGttcatatatatcatttatggtgctttattttttcttagagAATATTTGGCTTCATATATGTGTCTCTGTTAAGTTCATCCAGTGATGGAAAgattcccttttgttttttttgttttttaatctgTTTTTTACTGCTATTTCATGTTTGGCCTGTTTTAGCAAGTAGCCTAACCTATATGCTGCTCATATGTTCTGAATTATTGGGGTGTGGTCACATAATGTTGTCATGATATCAAAGATAGTAGCCAGATATGACCCATTAGATCTTGGATATGTACTGGAGATTTTAGTAACTATTTTAGGAGGGATTTTGACGTATGGTGCGATAACATTGTGCTgctattctttgttttttaccttttttaccTGGGTTGCTTCAACTGTGCTATAGCCATGTAGCATGTAGCAGGAAAGAAAACATGTATTCTACTTGGTGAGCCAAGCCCAGGAATACCTGCTGCTGATATACTTGAATCTAGCTGAGATTTATGACATGGTCTTCATGTAGGGATTTGACATAGTAGGCGAGCTGCAAATACCCTACACGTGTCAATGACCATACCAAGCAAAGGTTGCCCACGTTTAGAACTATGTGCATATATTCGTACTGAACTAATTACGCATTTGTTATGTACAATTTATGCTTAGATACAGTCTATGTGCATACCTATGTTCATATGTGTGCACCGCATGCACATGTATATCTGTAGCTTTTTATGTGCATGTATAAATTTATGCACTTGGGATGTGATTGGTATTACTGTCAGTTGTTTAGTTTTGCTCGTCTGCAGAATGGCAGCTCTTAGACTTTTGGCTTGTTCAACATTTGGTTTGTTAATGAAGTTTACAGGTTGATCTGTAGTTCCTAAGGAAAAATGTTGGTTTGTAGCATTATGACAGTTTGGATGAAGCTGCTATATGGCAGTTTTTTAGCCCCGCTTGCCTAAGTTGTCCGATGGGGCAAAGTGTTATTTAACTTCATAGTTAGAGATTCTTCATCAATTTATTGAAATCGAGTGTAGAAGAGACTTGTTCTTTAAAAGCAGGGTGCTTTATTTTAATGGTGGAGACATCTAACCTACAGGAGCACTGTGGATGTAGCATGCTCTTAAGATAGGATCCTGAGACAATCTCTTCTGTTTTAGTAACGGAAAATAGGGTAAGGTGGGTCCTAGCCTGTGGCCCGggtattatatattttattactgTGCATTTTGCAAGTAAGAACATCATAACACTTTAtctgaattattttttaatatgtaccAAATCAAAGCCCTGGCTTGAACTTTTACCTCCATCTCTTGGTGTGGTCATGATGCCAATGTTTTAGACATCACTATAGATGACAATGTTGCTTTAGATAGAGAAAGACATTGTTATATGTTGACATTTTCATTCTTGCAAAAGCTGTTGGGTTTGCAGGGACTTTGAGTTTTTACCTAAATTCTACTGTTatggtgtgttttttttttttttatgtttgattgGAACTAAACAGGAGCTGAGTCATCTTTGTTTCCAACTTCAGGTATAATGCTGTAATACAGAGTTGGCAACTTGCATTTAATTGGGAGCATGGGGTCAACTTTCAAGTTCGAGATGTACGGGCTCGTGTTCTGACAGACATGGCCTGGGTTACCATGAAAACCTTCATCGACATCGATTCGGGGCCATTCAACGTAACTAATGTCTTTGAGTTCCATAATGGGCGGTGGTATATGGTGCATCATCACAGCTCTGTGATGCTCATGGATGGAGAGGTGGAGCAACAACTTGTGCATGCataattgaagaagaagaagagatgacACCAATGAGATATTAAATACTAGTCACAAAAAATAGTGGTATTTGTTAGATGGAACAGCTTGCTTGAAATTTCACTGTGATTTCGTCGGATTATCCCTTTTGGTTTTGCCAACCCCCAGTTTTGATTGTTTCGTGGTAAAAGGtccccctttctctttttgccttttctttttccactctttatctttgttgtttttacgttttttattttttttaaatatagttACCAGAGAAGAAATTAGATTCAAGTATAATATGCAGAAGTTTAATTGGAAAGAAATTAACCATTTCCTTTTCCACTCTGATTCACTATTCAGAGTAAATCAGGGTGGGAATTGTAGTGGAAATAGCAAAGAACTATTGGAGGGCGAATTACAAGAGATTTTctgtagttttttcaacggACCTAAGTCAAATCCAAGAGGGCTATTTGCCTCTTCTTTCTAGTTTTTGCATTTcatttgctttccttttttggcttgaaaatatgaatttttgCACAGTTAGACTGAACCTATGGGCACTTGTAAAAAGTGGAAAGATCATAGTGAAGCTGACGGGGGGACAAATTTTGGACTTATTCTAGTCTCCGTTGCAGTTAAAATTTTAGTATAAAACTCTATATAAGAGCACTAGCACTAGCAGCTTTTCAAtcattttctctcaatttagaaaataaaactattttttgatttcctataaaaaaatacttatacaaattaaatactatttctttttattattgtaaccaatgagagaaaagaaaagaaaaaaaattgtagggacATGTGAAAGAGAAAGGAGACAGAATcggttttttataatttaataatgcattgggCATCTAGTGTTTACCAATGCAATGATCATCTACAGTATTTCCCAATGCATTTGGAAACACTGTACATGTCCTTTGATGTTGGTTATATTTAGGGCTTTTGATGTGGGtgcttttttgtgttttttttttttagatttttcctaaacatagggaAGGTAATGAGCTGCTGGTAGTGCTCTAGCACAGAAGAATTTTTGAGGAAAAATGGTCGTTTTTTCTCAATTCGTAAAATTATTCACTAAATAAAGCCGTTGTCAACTCATGTCCAAGTCACATGACATTCAATAGAAGTAAGGTCAACATATACGAAATGAAAGgttattagaaaatatatatatataccagacAAGGTAAACCAGCAAGGTTCCATGGTCTAGTGGTCAGGACATTGGACTCTGAATCCAGTAACCCGAGTTCAAATCTCGGTGGAAcctctttttctctcatttttgttttcagttttcatttttcattcaagTACTTGTTACTTGTTAGCCTCTTTGTTTCAACGCCCACAATTTATTGCATACCCAAATAAGGCCTTCACAGTTTCATATATCCTTTTCTATCCCAACCTTATCCTCTTCTATGCCGTGCCACTAATATTATTATCTTCAtttagtttggaggaaaattttgtccttAAAAGAAATATTAGTATCCGCGTGGTCAGTTTAGGTTGTAACAAGACATAAGTAtacaatttaattagtaggTTAAATTCTAACccgctaattttatattaggttcgtgggttgtgtcaaaattacTAATTCTAAATATCGAGTGTTAAGTTTGAGTTGTA
This genomic interval from Corylus avellana chromosome ca3, CavTom2PMs-1.0 contains the following:
- the LOC132174989 gene encoding SUN domain-containing protein 5, translating into MKKPRSVSLNTKGQTIDDNNKSNYSRDGNENKRRSLYELSLSLIFSLWCLVFLFYFRLGLGHGNGENSPPDNRSTPPSACNDELGDHAYSYITNGSNNYMNGILLELNMSTSCNNPNVHQNFANSNPENNSTEVVWGVVGNYAALACEVQPQEPQEDKTINQAEQLPSGRTSNPAYLNLDEFRNITRQEKSQASPSRLVNITHRLELDGTAYDYASASKGAKVVAHNKEAKGASNILGKDHDKYLRNPCSVGDKFVVIELAEETLVVTVKIANFEHYSSNFKDFELSGSLSYPTETWSPLGTFVAANVKHTQCFKLPEPKWVRYLKLNLRSHYGSEFYCTLSVVEVYGVDAMERMLEDLIVTSAEPVLSILPDPNSTAIPSLKLEAGPLDVQNATESTAGVVSESGNDGQKLNGAATKSSAILNGIPDPVIELRQQPSGRIPGDTVLKILMQKVRSLELNLSVLEEYIKELNRRQGDVLPELDKELSRILSLLEKSRGEIKDLLGWKESMEKGIVNLQLWKALVSSQMEVLIRENNMLRLDVEKVVSDQASLESKELSVLAVSLFFVCFAILKLVLAKIFTFFGAWQSDKICQTSRGWVLILVSSSMTIFITLIYS
- the LOC132175801 gene encoding F-box protein SKIP8-like — protein: MDSTQYFLVAATVTALCLLLALLAVRSIAFCRGAPESEGGDSATSAAKRVCNCVCSCNGGFAVRDMVVEKAAAAAVAERATGASMMEQLVPEITTHALSYLDYPSLCRLSMTNSLMRKAANDDNAWKALYHKDFTLEQDSVTPANGWKAYYAATRAIVNINAEFFNIIKERSIQAMSHFWRNADYVKCVHASGELFSGYNAVIQSWQLAFNWEHGVNFQVRDVRARVLTDMAWVTMKTFIDIDSGPFNVTNVFEFHNGRWYMVHHHSSVMLMDGEVEQQLVHA